In a genomic window of Shouchella clausii:
- a CDS encoding glycosyltransferase family 2 protein, whose translation MNKPLLSVIVPSFNEEENVEPFYFALRETLKDTHYRWEVIYIDDGSSDGTLPLLQRLSTWHPQVHYVSFTRNFGKEAAIVAGFQHAKGDCVVVIDADLQHPVHLIKDLLEGFEEGYDQVIACRDRKGEGFFRSTASKLYYKFINKIVDVELEDGVGDFRLLSRRAVDALLIMSEGNRFSKGLFSWIGFDQKVVYYENVSRQNGESKWSFSKLVNYGIDGIVSFNMKPLRICFYMGGFILAAALLYIFIMFAQIIRTGIDVPGYFTIISAVLFLGGVQLVSLGIIGEYIGRIYNETKRRPHYLVKETNATKGKRYERAH comes from the coding sequence ATGAACAAGCCGTTGCTTTCTGTTATCGTCCCTTCATTTAATGAAGAGGAAAATGTTGAACCGTTTTACTTTGCTTTAAGGGAAACGCTTAAGGATACCCACTACCGCTGGGAAGTCATCTATATAGACGATGGCAGTTCCGATGGCACGCTGCCGTTGCTCCAGCGTTTATCTACATGGCATCCACAAGTACATTATGTGTCATTTACACGGAATTTTGGCAAGGAAGCTGCTATCGTCGCAGGATTCCAGCATGCCAAGGGAGACTGCGTCGTTGTCATTGATGCTGATTTGCAACATCCTGTCCATTTGATCAAAGACCTGTTAGAAGGATTTGAAGAAGGGTATGATCAAGTGATTGCTTGCCGCGACCGAAAAGGAGAGGGATTTTTCCGCAGCACAGCCTCAAAGCTGTATTACAAGTTCATCAATAAAATTGTCGATGTAGAGCTCGAAGACGGTGTCGGCGACTTTCGCCTGTTAAGTAGACGCGCTGTCGATGCGCTTTTAATTATGAGCGAAGGCAACCGCTTTTCAAAAGGGCTGTTTTCTTGGATCGGTTTTGACCAAAAAGTCGTTTATTACGAAAATGTTTCGCGGCAAAATGGCGAATCAAAATGGTCCTTCTCTAAATTGGTCAATTATGGCATTGATGGAATCGTGTCTTTTAATATGAAGCCATTGCGCATTTGCTTTTACATGGGCGGCTTTATTTTAGCGGCTGCTCTTCTGTACATTTTCATCATGTTTGCTCAAATCATCCGTACAGGCATTGATGTCCCTGGCTACTTTACCATCATTTCAGCCGTGTTGTTTTTAGGAGGCGTACAGCTTGTGTCCCTCGGGATCATCGGTGAATACATTGGCAGGATTTACAATGAAACGAAACGTCGCCCCCATTATTTAGTGAAAGAGACAAATGCGACTAAAGGAAAACGGTATGAACGAGCGCACTAA
- a CDS encoding GtrA family protein → MNERTNIWKKIYHNSFVRFAFVGGINTGTFYLLYLLFQQVFSLHYLAAHVTAFLLSMIGSYFLNVFFTFGVKPSWKTFLQFPLTQAVNFSVSTVLVFVLVEWIGLPAPLAPLVAVLFTVPITYIVTAKILKKDGVQHEV, encoded by the coding sequence ATGAACGAGCGCACTAACATTTGGAAGAAAATCTACCATAACTCGTTTGTCCGTTTTGCTTTCGTCGGCGGAATTAATACAGGAACGTTTTACTTGCTTTACTTGCTGTTCCAGCAAGTCTTTTCGCTCCATTATTTAGCTGCCCATGTGACAGCTTTTTTGCTGAGTATGATTGGCTCTTATTTTTTAAATGTATTTTTTACATTTGGCGTAAAACCTTCTTGGAAAACATTCCTGCAATTTCCGTTGACGCAAGCTGTTAACTTTAGTGTATCGACAGTGCTTGTTTTTGTACTGGTTGAATGGATCGGGTTGCCTGCTCCTCTTGCACCTTTAGTGGCCGTGCTTTTCACTGTCCCAATTACGTATATTGTCACTGCAAAAATTTTAAAAAAAGATGGAGTCCAACATGAAGTTTAA
- a CDS encoding HAD family hydrolase yields the protein MNYKLVVFDLDGTLYEGTDHFDFYATHLKQKVAKKDRLEFQLDYEAMKAGNHVVQIGKAYDVARDAVLTIDPMTLKVTAAHTWEGEQYDQASVDEVYTGELSFNFEDMIAIGDGWWYPFVCAKHYGVTDCYSSYQATKEYMVSDKFQLEPLPGLRDKLLELKKHANVVVMTNSDRDDVGRLFKELGLEGVFEHIISSAKKPTRTMGLFEQLLSLYRVKPEEAVSVGDNFINEIAPAVLLGMDAVYIHPQRPKVELEQVRVVSTVLELW from the coding sequence ATGAACTATAAATTAGTTGTTTTTGATTTGGATGGAACGTTATACGAAGGGACCGACCATTTTGATTTTTATGCAACTCATTTAAAACAAAAGGTTGCTAAAAAAGATCGGCTTGAATTTCAGCTTGATTACGAGGCAATGAAAGCAGGCAATCATGTTGTGCAAATTGGAAAAGCATACGATGTCGCCCGTGACGCTGTTCTAACGATTGATCCAATGACATTAAAAGTAACTGCTGCCCATACATGGGAAGGCGAACAGTACGACCAGGCTTCTGTCGATGAAGTGTATACTGGTGAATTGTCGTTTAACTTCGAAGACATGATCGCAATTGGCGACGGTTGGTGGTATCCATTTGTTTGTGCCAAACACTATGGAGTAACAGACTGTTATTCCAGCTATCAAGCGACAAAAGAGTATATGGTATCAGACAAATTTCAACTTGAGCCTCTTCCTGGGCTGCGGGACAAGCTTCTTGAGCTGAAGAAACACGCGAATGTGGTTGTAATGACAAATAGTGACCGGGATGATGTTGGACGCTTATTTAAAGAATTAGGGCTAGAAGGCGTGTTTGAACACATCATTTCATCTGCCAAGAAACCGACTAGAACGATGGGCCTTTTTGAACAACTTTTGTCCCTCTATCGGGTAAAGCCAGAAGAAGCAGTCAGTGTTGGCGATAATTTCATTAACGAAATCGCCCCCGCTGTTTTGCTCGGAATGGATGCGGTATACATCCATCCACAACGGCCAAAGGTAGAGCTTGAGCAAGTACGTGTTGTAAGCACTGTCCTTGAGCTATGGTAA